In the Salinirubrum litoreum genome, one interval contains:
- a CDS encoding metal-dependent hydrolase, translating to MNKKGHVLNAILLSIGLGYILQPSGDVETFVQIAEMIVPVTLGALFPDVDTAFGKHRKTLHNLPVLAVFLAYPYFFGNLEFVWVGVVTHYLLDVMGSKRGIALFYPWPKEFGLPIGVATSSKWADAVTVVVTLVELAAFAAVHYFVLSLDSGLGAGIRASLGV from the coding sequence ATGAACAAGAAAGGGCACGTGCTGAACGCGATTCTGTTGAGTATCGGGTTGGGGTACATCCTCCAGCCGAGCGGCGACGTGGAGACGTTCGTCCAGATCGCCGAGATGATCGTTCCGGTGACACTCGGGGCGCTGTTCCCGGACGTGGACACCGCCTTCGGGAAACACCGGAAGACCCTCCACAACCTCCCGGTGCTGGCGGTCTTTCTCGCGTACCCGTACTTCTTCGGGAACCTGGAGTTCGTCTGGGTCGGCGTCGTCACGCACTACCTGCTGGACGTGATGGGGTCGAAGCGCGGCATCGCGCTGTTCTACCCGTGGCCGAAGGAGTTCGGCCTCCCCATCGGCGTCGCCACGTCGAGCAAGTGGGCCGACGCGGTGACGGTGGTGGTGACGCTGGTGGAACTGGCGGCGTTCGCCGCGGTCCACTACTTCGTCCTCTCGCTGGACTCCGGACTCGGGGCCGGGATTCGTGCCTCGCTCGGTGTGTGA
- a CDS encoding CinA family protein — MRDYADDPPVEERIAEPLRDADATVATAESCTGGLLGSLLTDVPGSSDYFDRALVTYSYDAKLEQLGVARETLDEHGAVSEPVARAMARGVRDRAGTTWGLSTTGIAGPSGGSAEKPVGTVFVGVAYAGAWGTGESFAEVSRYEFDGDRLAVKEQIARQGLRDLLAAVESRLE; from the coding sequence ATGCGCGACTACGCGGACGACCCGCCGGTCGAGGAACGCATCGCCGAGCCACTCCGGGACGCAGACGCGACCGTGGCGACCGCCGAGTCCTGTACCGGCGGACTGCTCGGCTCCCTCCTGACCGACGTGCCGGGGTCGTCGGACTACTTCGACCGGGCGCTCGTCACCTACTCCTACGACGCGAAACTGGAACAACTGGGCGTCGCCCGCGAGACGCTGGACGAACACGGGGCCGTCTCGGAACCGGTGGCCCGCGCGATGGCACGCGGGGTCCGGGACCGCGCGGGGACGACGTGGGGCCTCTCCACGACCGGCATCGCCGGGCCCTCGGGCGGGAGCGCGGAGAAGCCGGTCGGCACCGTCTTCGTCGGGGTCGCCTACGCCGGTGCGTGGGGCACCGGGGAGTCGTTCGCCGAGGTGTCCCGCTACGAGTTCGACGGCGACCGCCTGGCGGTGAAAGAACAGATCGCCCGGCAGGGACTGCGTGATCTGCTGGCGGCCGTCGAGTCCCGCCTGGAGTGA
- a CDS encoding pyruvoyl-dependent arginine decarboxylase produces MSRIRVVTGVGTGPTEIASYDAALAEANVHNYNLVTVSSVVPADATVERVGTAPDLGPAGNRLTVVEARATVPTGDPASAVLGWATGPGPGLFYEAGGPDAPETLRAEVERGLSAGKDLRDWEFTDQSMAVASVAPGELGPGADEWTTVVALAIYGESAPI; encoded by the coding sequence ATGAGCAGAATCCGGGTCGTGACGGGTGTCGGGACCGGACCGACCGAGATCGCTTCGTACGACGCCGCCCTCGCCGAGGCGAACGTCCACAACTACAACCTCGTGACCGTCTCGTCGGTGGTCCCCGCCGACGCGACCGTCGAACGGGTCGGGACCGCGCCGGACCTCGGCCCGGCGGGGAACCGACTGACGGTCGTCGAAGCACGGGCGACGGTGCCCACCGGCGACCCGGCCAGCGCGGTCCTCGGGTGGGCGACCGGCCCGGGACCGGGGCTGTTCTACGAGGCCGGTGGCCCCGACGCGCCCGAGACGCTCCGCGCCGAGGTCGAACGCGGGTTGTCGGCGGGGAAGGACCTGCGGGACTGGGAGTTCACCGATCAGTCGATGGCGGTCGCGTCGGTCGCACCGGGTGAACTCGGGCCCGGTGCCGACGAGTGGACCACGGTCGTCGCACTGGCGATATACGGCGAGAGCGCCCCGATCTGA
- a CDS encoding NOB1 family endonuclease, giving the protein MHVLDSSAFINEYHTDRDTASIPLVREELEDESAFRFDAMEGSGMHIHIPAEGTVEKVRRAAGETGDRAELSDTDIRLLAAAFELDGVLVTDDYAMQNVADKLGVTVDVIAQEGITEQRNWTFQCAGCGREFDENRDRCPICGSDLSRKNPA; this is encoded by the coding sequence ATGCACGTTCTCGATTCGTCCGCGTTCATCAACGAGTATCACACCGACAGAGACACGGCTTCGATCCCGCTCGTCCGCGAGGAACTCGAAGACGAGAGTGCCTTCCGCTTCGACGCGATGGAGGGGTCGGGGATGCACATCCACATCCCCGCCGAGGGGACCGTGGAGAAGGTCCGCCGTGCGGCCGGCGAGACCGGCGACCGCGCGGAACTGTCCGACACCGACATCCGCCTGCTCGCGGCCGCCTTCGAACTCGACGGTGTCCTCGTCACAGACGACTACGCGATGCAGAACGTCGCCGACAAACTCGGCGTCACGGTCGACGTGATCGCACAGGAGGGGATCACCGAACAGCGCAACTGGACCTTCCAGTGTGCCGGGTGTGGCCGGGAGTTCGACGAGAACCGCGACCGCTGTCCGATCTGCGGGAGCGACCTGAGCCGGAAGAACCCGGCCTGA
- the infB gene encoding translation initiation factor IF-2 has product MSDSDTQNATDALRTPIVAVLGHVDHGKTSLLDKIRGSAVSEGEAGAITQHIGATAVPLETVSTMAGSLVDPDDFDLPGLLFIDTPGHHSFTTLRSRGGALADIAILVVDVNDGFQPQTEEAIDILKRTGTPFVVAANKIDTTPGWNPQDGAPIQQTYEAQSQRARSMLDERLYEIIGQLSDSGFSADLYWRVQNFQKNVGVVPLSALTSEGIPDLLAVLMGLSQRYMKDEMAIDVSGPGAGTVLEVKDEKGFGATLDVVLYDGVIRAGDQIVVGGTNEPIVTEVRALLQPRPNAEIRTEKRFDKVEQVGAAAGVKIAAPDLDDAMAGAPVRVVRDRPLDDVVEEVRKELAQISVETEEDGVVVKADTLGSLEAMANALKEAEIPILRAEVGDIAPRDVAVASTAGEDVHQVILGFNVEVLPDARRELEESDVKLFSNDVIYQLVQDYDEYVEEIQRAQQETVLDKIVRPARFQILADHTFRQSNPAVVGVEIMSGTVKNNQRVVKWEGDSPTRVGELSGIQEQGEDVSEARAGKRVSIAIDGPTVGRQIEEGDELWIELPEKHAKILEQELSTEIPADELEALQAYLDKHRRRDPFWGK; this is encoded by the coding sequence ATGTCTGATTCCGACACACAGAACGCGACCGACGCGCTCCGAACCCCCATCGTCGCCGTGTTAGGCCACGTCGACCACGGGAAGACGAGCCTACTCGACAAGATTCGTGGGTCCGCCGTCTCCGAGGGGGAGGCCGGCGCGATCACACAGCACATCGGGGCGACCGCCGTCCCGTTAGAGACCGTCTCCACGATGGCCGGGAGCCTCGTCGATCCCGACGACTTCGACCTGCCGGGCCTGCTCTTCATCGACACGCCTGGTCACCACTCCTTCACGACGCTCCGCTCGCGTGGCGGGGCCTTGGCGGACATCGCCATCCTCGTCGTGGACGTGAACGACGGCTTCCAGCCACAGACCGAGGAGGCCATCGACATCCTCAAGCGGACCGGGACGCCGTTCGTCGTCGCCGCGAACAAGATCGACACGACGCCCGGGTGGAACCCGCAGGACGGCGCGCCGATCCAGCAGACCTACGAGGCACAGAGCCAGCGCGCCCGGTCGATGTTAGACGAGCGCCTCTACGAGATCATCGGCCAACTGTCCGACTCGGGCTTCTCTGCGGACCTCTACTGGCGCGTCCAGAACTTCCAGAAGAACGTCGGCGTCGTCCCCCTCTCGGCGCTGACGAGCGAGGGCATCCCGGACCTGCTGGCCGTGCTGATGGGCCTGTCCCAGCGGTACATGAAAGACGAGATGGCCATCGACGTGTCGGGGCCGGGCGCGGGGACGGTCCTCGAAGTCAAAGACGAGAAGGGGTTCGGCGCGACACTGGACGTGGTGCTGTACGACGGCGTCATCCGCGCGGGCGATCAGATCGTCGTCGGCGGGACGAACGAACCGATCGTCACCGAGGTCCGGGCGCTGCTCCAGCCGCGACCGAACGCCGAGATCCGAACCGAAAAACGGTTCGACAAGGTGGAGCAGGTCGGCGCGGCCGCCGGGGTGAAGATCGCCGCCCCCGACCTGGACGACGCGATGGCCGGCGCGCCGGTGCGCGTGGTCCGGGACCGCCCCCTCGACGACGTGGTCGAGGAGGTCCGGAAGGAACTCGCGCAGATCTCCGTGGAGACCGAGGAAGACGGCGTCGTCGTCAAGGCCGACACCCTCGGGAGTCTGGAGGCGATGGCGAACGCCCTGAAAGAGGCGGAGATCCCGATCCTGCGGGCGGAGGTCGGCGACATCGCGCCGCGAGACGTGGCGGTCGCCAGTACGGCCGGCGAGGACGTCCACCAGGTGATCCTCGGCTTCAACGTCGAGGTCCTGCCGGACGCCCGCCGGGAACTGGAGGAGTCGGACGTGAAACTGTTCTCGAACGACGTGATCTACCAACTCGTCCAGGACTACGACGAGTACGTCGAGGAGATCCAGCGCGCCCAGCAGGAGACGGTGCTGGACAAGATCGTCCGACCCGCCCGCTTCCAGATTCTGGCGGACCACACCTTCCGGCAGTCGAACCCGGCGGTCGTCGGCGTCGAGATCATGTCCGGGACGGTGAAGAACAACCAGCGCGTGGTCAAGTGGGAGGGCGACTCCCCGACGCGGGTCGGCGAACTCTCCGGCATCCAAGAGCAGGGCGAGGACGTCTCGGAGGCCCGCGCCGGCAAGCGCGTCTCTATCGCTATCGACGGGCCCACGGTGGGCCGACAGATCGAGGAGGGCGACGAACTGTGGATCGAACTCCCCGAGAAGCACGCGAAGATTCTGGAACAGGAGTTGTCGACGGAGATTCCGGCCGACGAGTTGGAGGCGTTGCAGGCGTATCTGGACAAACACCGGCGGCGTGACCCCTTCTGGGGGAAGTAG
- a CDS encoding NAD(P)/FAD-dependent oxidoreductase — translation MSLESVPAYRAEAVERVGECAVVVGASVSGLLTARILADAFDRVTVVERNELPDGPVVRDGAPQSQHPHLLQGSGRAILDDLFPEFGDEFVATGGLVIDAASDFNFYDEDGYVAHPPTRIPLYAGSRPLLEYVVRRRVSALDGVRILDGCHVTDYRVDDSGRTVTGVQIRGERETTLSADLTVDATGRASRTPRWLERQGYTPPEVAEVTVDLAYSTVTVDRDSDDRRAFWAPASPPYTRGGGTVPVEGGRRQMVLTGVHGDEPPRDADEFRAFASTLQITELVEILERHEILSDEIAYYPFPSNLRRYYERLDRFPDGLLVVGDAIASYNPVYGQGMSVAALHALVLHHTLADDGLGNLALRFFDDAEHVIDTAWLMAVGADFQFPQTTGPKPRGAGLMGWYLSRLTRKAHSDRVLAERLLRVILMERPPTSLLHPGVIGRVFKPSLPSPHHTNA, via the coding sequence ATGAGCTTAGAGAGTGTCCCCGCGTACCGTGCCGAGGCCGTCGAGCGGGTCGGGGAGTGTGCGGTCGTCGTCGGGGCGAGCGTCTCGGGCCTCCTGACGGCGCGGATCCTCGCCGACGCGTTCGACCGGGTGACCGTCGTCGAACGCAACGAACTCCCCGACGGACCGGTGGTTCGTGACGGGGCACCGCAGTCGCAGCACCCGCACCTCCTCCAGGGGAGCGGGCGGGCGATACTCGACGACCTGTTCCCGGAGTTCGGTGACGAGTTCGTCGCCACGGGTGGGTTGGTGATCGATGCGGCGTCGGATTTCAACTTTTACGACGAGGACGGCTACGTGGCGCACCCGCCGACCCGGATCCCGCTGTACGCCGGCAGTCGACCCTTGCTGGAGTACGTCGTTCGACGGCGCGTCTCGGCTCTCGACGGGGTGCGGATACTCGACGGCTGCCACGTCACGGACTACCGGGTCGACGACAGCGGACGGACGGTGACCGGCGTGCAGATCAGGGGGGAGCGTGAGACGACGCTGTCGGCCGATCTGACCGTCGATGCGACCGGACGCGCGAGTCGGACACCGAGATGGCTCGAACGACAGGGCTACACACCGCCCGAGGTCGCCGAGGTCACCGTCGATCTCGCGTACAGCACCGTCACCGTCGACCGCGACAGCGACGACAGGCGGGCCTTCTGGGCACCGGCGTCCCCGCCGTACACTCGTGGCGGCGGGACGGTGCCGGTCGAAGGCGGCCGACGCCAGATGGTCCTCACCGGTGTCCACGGCGACGAGCCACCGAGAGACGCCGACGAGTTCCGTGCGTTCGCGTCGACACTCCAGATCACCGAGTTGGTGGAGATCCTGGAGCGCCACGAGATACTCTCCGACGAGATCGCGTACTACCCGTTCCCGTCGAATCTGCGGCGGTACTACGAACGACTCGACCGATTCCCCGACGGGTTGCTCGTCGTCGGCGACGCGATTGCGAGCTACAATCCGGTCTACGGGCAGGGGATGTCGGTCGCCGCGCTCCACGCCCTCGTGCTCCATCACACGCTCGCGGACGACGGTCTCGGCAACCTCGCCCTCCGGTTCTTCGACGACGCCGAACACGTTATCGACACCGCGTGGCTGATGGCCGTCGGTGCCGACTTTCAGTTCCCCCAGACGACTGGTCCCAAGCCACGAGGCGCCGGCCTCATGGGCTGGTACCTGTCTCGACTGACGAGAAAAGCTCACTCCGACAGGGTGTTGGCCGAGCGCCTCTTGCGCGTCATCCTGATGGAGCGACCACCGACCTCGCTCCTGCACCCCGGTGTGATCGGACGAGTGTTCAAACCCTCGCTGCCGTCTCCGCACCACACGAACGCATGA
- a CDS encoding M28 family peptidase, whose translation MDEDTDHGGATTDALAGALGRTWTEDRPWSFLTRLTAIGDRMGGGPGEREAADLVETTLAEAGVRNLTQQSFPMERWERGEASLALLEPHARTFETIALPYSPAGEVEGELVDVGYGMPEEVDEADVDGKIAVASTSTPPGTRFVHRMEKFGHAVEAGASAFVFVNHVEGQLPPTGALKFGSEASAPAVGVSKETGAWLTEYAEQGGTVRLSVDASTTPGESQNVLGDLGPDTDEHLLLLAHYDAHDIAEGALDNGCGIAVVTAAARVLAEADLPIRVRVGAVGCEEIGLLGSEHLASVTDLDSVRGVVNVDGAGRFRDLVAMTHHSEATRAAVESVASETRQPIHVEHEPHPFSDQWPFVRAGVPAVQLHSDSGERGRGWGHTHADTRDKVDDRDVREHAMLTALVVREVAGRDLGRLDRESLAEAFRDAEFERGMQAADLWPDSWD comes from the coding sequence ATGGACGAGGACACGGATCACGGAGGAGCAACGACAGACGCCCTCGCGGGGGCACTCGGCCGCACGTGGACGGAGGACCGGCCGTGGTCCTTTCTGACGCGACTGACCGCGATCGGCGACCGGATGGGCGGCGGTCCGGGCGAACGCGAGGCGGCCGACCTGGTCGAGACGACGCTCGCCGAGGCGGGCGTCCGCAACCTGACCCAGCAGTCGTTCCCGATGGAACGCTGGGAGCGCGGCGAGGCGAGTCTGGCTCTGCTGGAGCCACACGCCCGGACGTTCGAGACGATCGCGCTTCCGTACTCTCCGGCCGGCGAGGTCGAGGGTGAACTGGTCGACGTGGGCTACGGGATGCCCGAGGAGGTCGACGAGGCGGACGTCGACGGGAAGATCGCGGTCGCGTCGACCAGCACCCCGCCGGGGACGCGGTTCGTCCACCGGATGGAGAAGTTCGGCCACGCGGTCGAGGCGGGCGCGTCGGCGTTCGTCTTCGTCAACCACGTCGAGGGGCAACTCCCGCCGACCGGCGCGCTGAAGTTCGGGTCGGAGGCCTCGGCCCCGGCGGTCGGCGTCAGCAAGGAGACGGGGGCGTGGCTCACCGAGTACGCCGAGCAGGGCGGCACAGTTCGACTGTCGGTCGACGCGAGCACGACGCCCGGCGAGAGTCAGAACGTCCTCGGCGACCTCGGCCCGGACACCGACGAGCACCTGCTCCTCTTGGCCCACTACGACGCCCACGACATCGCGGAGGGCGCACTCGACAACGGCTGTGGTATCGCGGTCGTGACGGCGGCGGCGCGCGTCCTCGCCGAAGCCGACCTGCCGATCCGGGTGCGGGTCGGCGCGGTCGGCTGTGAGGAGATCGGGTTGCTCGGCTCTGAGCATCTGGCGAGTGTGACCGACCTCGACTCCGTACGGGGCGTCGTGAACGTCGACGGCGCGGGCCGGTTCCGCGATCTGGTTGCGATGACGCACCACTCCGAGGCCACGCGTGCGGCCGTCGAGTCGGTCGCGAGCGAGACCCGCCAGCCGATCCACGTCGAACACGAGCCACACCCCTTCAGCGACCAGTGGCCCTTCGTCCGCGCGGGCGTGCCGGCGGTGCAACTCCACAGCGACAGCGGCGAACGCGGCCGTGGCTGGGGCCACACCCACGCCGACACGCGGGACAAGGTGGACGACCGTGACGTCCGGGAACACGCGATGCTGACCGCGCTGGTGGTCCGTGAGGTCGCCGGGCGGGACCTCGGTCGGCTGGATCGGGAGTCGCTCGCCGAGGCCTTTCGTGACGCCGAGTTCGAGCGCGGGATGCAGGCGGCCGATCTGTGGCCCGATAGCTGGGACTGA
- a CDS encoding PRC-barrel domain-containing protein codes for MADVLAENLSGKAVMGTDGAELGMLYNITMDLKSGSLSDLLVDPHEEISTRDLSFEQDSAGRLRVPVSRVQAVKDYIVVQR; via the coding sequence ATGGCAGACGTACTCGCCGAGAACCTCTCGGGGAAGGCCGTCATGGGTACCGACGGCGCCGAACTGGGAATGTTGTACAACATCACGATGGACCTGAAGTCGGGGTCGCTCTCGGACCTCCTCGTCGATCCACACGAGGAGATCTCGACCCGTGACCTCTCCTTCGAGCAAGATTCGGCCGGTCGACTCCGTGTCCCCGTCTCCCGGGTGCAGGCAGTGAAAGACTACATCGTCGTCCAGCGGTAG
- a CDS encoding DUF5811 family protein — translation MNGNNPYAGAPGVVDAGRPEAAELSAAQKESLRTAVAGIVSQTRTYLPEGYTVGSELSTGVNGPQATVAVQPPVGNPVSAGFTPDADDLETGLDQSDRDEVARGLAASAALQVMTAMDGKITPTGR, via the coding sequence ATGAACGGAAACAACCCCTACGCGGGTGCCCCCGGCGTCGTGGACGCGGGCCGGCCCGAGGCGGCCGAACTCTCCGCTGCACAGAAGGAGTCGCTCCGCACCGCCGTCGCGGGAATCGTCTCACAGACGCGCACGTATCTCCCGGAAGGCTACACCGTCGGGTCGGAACTCTCGACCGGCGTCAACGGCCCGCAGGCCACCGTCGCCGTCCAGCCACCGGTCGGCAACCCGGTCAGTGCCGGCTTCACGCCGGACGCCGACGACCTGGAGACCGGTCTCGACCAGTCCGACCGCGACGAGGTCGCTCGCGGTCTCGCCGCGAGTGCGGCACTGCAGGTCATGACCGCGATGGATGGCAAGATCACGCCGACCGGTCGATAG
- the pan2 gene encoding proteasome-activating nucleotidase Pan2: MSRSPSLPDRPRLDLDPEMSDAERLAAIKQHYERIVQVHDELDDRLDDANERRQELREEVDQLQRRNEMLKTSSLYIATVEELTEDGVVIKQHGNNQEVLTEVNPRLENELDAGDRVAVNDSFAVQQLLDDETDARAQAMEVDESPEVTYDDIGGIDEQIREVREAVEDPLLNPEKFDTVGVEPPSGVLLHGPPGTGKTMLAKAVANQTDATFIKMAGSELVRKFIGEGSRLVRDLFDLAAEREPAVIFIDEIDAVAAKRTDSKTSGDAEVQRTMMQLLSEMDGFDDRGDIRIMAATNRFDMLDGAILRPGRFDRLIEVPKPNAEGRERILRIHTSEMNLAETLDFADLAEETEGMSGADLASLTTEAGMFAIRDGRDEVAMTDFTDAMAKIEQTDADPQTVYHY; this comes from the coding sequence ATGTCACGGAGTCCGTCGCTTCCGGACCGTCCTCGCTTGGATCTCGACCCGGAGATGTCCGACGCAGAGCGGTTGGCAGCGATCAAACAGCACTACGAACGCATCGTACAGGTACACGACGAGTTGGACGACCGACTCGACGACGCGAACGAGCGCCGCCAGGAACTCCGCGAGGAGGTCGACCAACTCCAGCGGCGCAACGAGATGCTCAAGACGTCCTCGCTGTACATCGCCACCGTCGAGGAACTCACCGAAGACGGCGTCGTCATCAAACAGCACGGCAACAACCAGGAGGTGCTCACCGAGGTCAACCCGCGACTGGAGAACGAACTCGACGCGGGCGACCGCGTCGCGGTCAACGACTCCTTCGCGGTCCAGCAGTTGCTGGACGACGAGACCGACGCCCGCGCACAGGCGATGGAGGTCGACGAGTCGCCCGAAGTCACCTACGACGACATCGGCGGCATCGACGAGCAGATCCGCGAGGTCCGCGAGGCAGTCGAGGACCCACTGCTCAACCCCGAGAAGTTCGACACCGTGGGCGTCGAACCGCCGTCCGGCGTCCTGCTCCACGGGCCGCCGGGCACCGGGAAGACGATGCTGGCGAAGGCCGTCGCCAACCAGACCGACGCGACCTTCATCAAGATGGCCGGCTCCGAACTCGTGCGCAAGTTCATCGGCGAGGGCTCTCGACTCGTCCGTGACCTGTTCGACCTCGCCGCAGAGCGCGAACCGGCCGTCATCTTCATCGACGAGATCGACGCCGTGGCCGCGAAGCGGACCGACTCGAAGACCTCCGGCGACGCCGAGGTCCAGCGGACGATGATGCAACTGCTCTCGGAGATGGACGGCTTCGACGACCGCGGCGACATCCGCATCATGGCCGCGACGAACCGCTTCGACATGCTCGACGGGGCCATCCTCCGCCCCGGTCGCTTCGACCGCCTCATCGAGGTGCCGAAGCCGAACGCCGAGGGCCGCGAGCGCATCCTCCGGATCCACACCAGCGAGATGAACCTCGCGGAGACGCTCGACTTCGCAGACCTCGCCGAGGAGACCGAGGGGATGAGCGGCGCGGACCTCGCCAGCCTCACGACCGAGGCGGGGATGTTCGCCATCCGCGACGGGCGCGACGAGGTGGCGATGACCGACTTCACCGACGCGATGGCGAAGATCGAACAGACCGACGCCGACCCGCAGACCGTCTACCACTACTGA
- the pepF gene encoding oligoendopeptidase F has translation MSTVPERGEIDQQYKWSLDSIYATDEDWEAAFERVSERVEELAAYEGRTTESAETLLELLELYEEVSREASQVVSYARMRSHEDTRDQEYQAMSGRAQTLSSELSSAGSFVEPELQELDESDVEAFVEAEPALAEYEHFFDDTLRMKPHTRSAEVEELLADLSEVTGSPGDIYNMLSNADLTFPTVEKPDGEAVEISQGNFTKLQKHPNREFRKEVYEQFHGEWDAVHNTVGTTLKNSIKSDVKLARARNYDTARESALDGPNVPVEVYDTLLETVRDNLDRLHRHAELKREALDVDELRMWDLYMSLTGDEGPEVSYEEAKDHIVEAVAPLGEEYQSRLAEGLEDRWVDVYENRGKRAGAYSGGTYDTQPFIMMNYQDDIASMFTLAHELGHSMHSLLASEEQPWIDYQYDIFVAEVASTVNETLLTHHLLETVEDPEFRAHVLDEYLERVRSTLYRQTMFADFELQIHQRAEDGEPLTPATFDEIYGGLKADYYEPAETDDLIAKEWMRIPHFYYNYYVYQYSTGISAAVSIVQRILDEGEPAAADYREALQTGGGKYPLETLETAGVDMTSPEPIEDALATYGDYLDEMADLMDLDPN, from the coding sequence ATGAGTACGGTTCCCGAACGCGGAGAGATCGACCAGCAGTACAAGTGGAGTCTCGACTCTATCTACGCGACAGACGAAGACTGGGAGGCGGCCTTCGAGCGCGTCAGCGAACGCGTCGAAGAACTGGCGGCCTACGAGGGACGCACGACGGAGAGCGCGGAGACACTGCTCGAACTGCTCGAACTCTACGAGGAGGTCTCGCGTGAAGCATCGCAGGTGGTCTCGTACGCCCGGATGCGGAGCCACGAGGACACCCGCGACCAGGAGTACCAGGCGATGTCGGGTCGCGCACAGACGCTCTCCTCGGAACTGTCCAGCGCCGGGAGCTTCGTCGAACCGGAACTGCAGGAACTCGACGAGTCCGACGTGGAAGCGTTCGTCGAGGCGGAACCGGCGCTCGCGGAGTACGAGCACTTCTTCGACGACACGCTCCGGATGAAGCCGCACACCCGCTCTGCGGAGGTCGAGGAACTGCTCGCCGACCTGAGCGAGGTCACGGGGTCGCCCGGCGACATCTACAACATGCTGTCGAACGCCGACCTGACGTTCCCGACCGTCGAGAAGCCCGACGGCGAGGCGGTCGAGATCAGCCAGGGCAACTTCACGAAACTCCAGAAGCACCCGAACCGCGAGTTCCGGAAGGAGGTGTACGAGCAGTTCCACGGCGAGTGGGACGCGGTCCACAACACGGTCGGGACGACGCTGAAGAACAGCATCAAGTCCGACGTGAAACTCGCTCGCGCCCGGAACTACGACACCGCCCGCGAGTCGGCACTCGACGGCCCCAACGTCCCGGTCGAGGTGTACGACACCCTGCTGGAGACGGTCCGTGACAACCTCGACCGCCTCCACCGCCACGCCGAACTGAAACGGGAGGCCCTCGACGTCGACGAACTCCGGATGTGGGACCTCTACATGTCGTTGACGGGCGACGAGGGGCCAGAGGTGTCCTACGAGGAGGCGAAGGACCACATCGTCGAGGCGGTCGCACCGCTTGGCGAGGAGTACCAGTCGCGACTCGCCGAGGGCCTGGAGGACCGCTGGGTGGACGTCTACGAGAATCGCGGCAAGCGCGCCGGGGCGTACTCCGGCGGCACCTACGACACCCAGCCGTTCATCATGATGAACTACCAGGACGACATCGCCTCGATGTTCACGCTGGCACACGAACTCGGCCACTCGATGCACTCGCTGCTGGCCAGCGAGGAACAGCCGTGGATCGACTACCAGTACGACATCTTCGTCGCGGAGGTCGCCAGCACGGTCAACGAGACCCTGCTGACCCACCACCTGCTGGAGACGGTCGAGGACCCCGAGTTCCGCGCGCACGTGCTGGACGAGTACCTCGAACGCGTCCGGTCGACGCTGTACCGCCAGACGATGTTCGCGGACTTCGAACTCCAGATCCACCAGCGCGCCGAGGACGGCGAGCCACTCACGCCCGCGACGTTCGACGAGATCTACGGCGGCCTGAAGGCCGACTACTACGAACCCGCCGAGACCGACGACCTGATCGCCAAGGAGTGGATGCGCATCCCGCACTTCTACTACAACTACTACGTCTACCAGTACAGCACGGGCATCAGCGCGGCGGTGTCCATCGTCCAGCGTATCCTCGACGAGGGTGAACCGGCGGCCGCCGACTACCGCGAGGCACTCCAGACCGGCGGCGGGAAGTACCCGCTGGAGACGTTAGAGACGGCCGGCGTGGACATGACTTCGCCCGAACCGATCGAGGACGCGCTGGCGACCTACGGCGACTACCTCGACGAGATGGCCGACCTGATGGACCTCGACCCGAACTGA
- a CDS encoding ester cyclase, with protein MTDTDTRTERIVREFVAWENGDASKRDVVSESLDAHNPGVDGGAVHDRESYAAYLEAGRSAFPDMEITVEEIVTAGEIAMAEVRITGTHEGPLDGLPPTGRSVDIRGMGKFVVDDGTVDACYLYYDSREMATQLGVTFPEILGHLPKLVWRKLETIG; from the coding sequence ATGACCGATACTGACACCCGAACCGAACGAATCGTCCGTGAGTTCGTCGCCTGGGAGAACGGGGACGCCTCGAAGCGAGACGTCGTCTCGGAGTCGCTCGACGCACACAACCCAGGGGTAGACGGTGGAGCAGTCCACGACCGCGAGAGCTACGCCGCGTATCTCGAAGCGGGTCGGTCGGCCTTTCCGGACATGGAGATCACGGTCGAAGAGATCGTCACCGCCGGGGAGATTGCGATGGCAGAAGTCCGGATAACGGGCACCCACGAGGGGCCACTCGACGGTCTCCCGCCGACCGGCCGGTCCGTAGACATCCGAGGGATGGGCAAGTTCGTGGTCGACGACGGGACGGTCGACGCCTGTTATCTGTACTACGACTCACGGGAGATGGCGACCCAACTCGGCGTGACGTTCCCGGAGATACTCGGCCACCTCCCGAAACTCGTGTGGCGGAAACTCGAGACCATCGGCTGA